The genomic region ATGAGCCGACGACGGCGGAGCGGAAGGGGCGGCCGCATCCCGGGTCTTCCCAAACCGCCGCCGGCCGGCCACAATGCGGCCGGCATCACCGCAGCACGGGAGGAGAGCCGATGGAGATCACCGCCGCCGTTCTGGAGAAGATGGGCCTGCCGCGCCCCTATGCCGAAAGCCGGCCGCTCAAGGTCGAGCGGCTGGCGCTCGCCGATCCGGGGCCCGGCGAGATCCTCGTCGAGATCCGCGCGGCCGGTCTGTGCCATTCGGACCTGTCGGTGATCGACGGCAACCGGCCGCGTCCGCTGCCGATGGCGCTGGGGCACGAGGCGGCCGGGATCGTGCGCGCCCTGGGCCCCGGGGTCGACGATCTTGCGGTCGGCGACCACGTGGTCCTGGTCTTCGTGCCGTCCTGCGGCCATTGCGCGCCCTGCATGGAGGGGCGCGCGGCGCTGTGCGAGCCCGGCGCCCGGGCGAACGGCGCCGGCACGCTGCTGTCCGGCGCGCGCCGCCTCAGCCGCAACGGCACGCCGGTCAACCATCACCTCGGGGTCTCGGCGTTCGCGGACCATGCGGTCGTCTCGCGCCGCTCGGCGGTCAAGGTGCCGCGGGACCTGCCCTTCGAGGAGGCGGCGCTGTTCGGCTGCGCCGTGATCACGGGCGTGGGTGCCGCGGTCAACACCGCCGGCGTGCGCCCGGGCGCCACGGTCGCCGTCGTCGGGCTGGGCGGCGTCGGCCTCAATGCGGTCCTCGGTGCGCGGCTTGCGGGGGCCGAGCGCATCATCGCCCTCGACCTCGTGGACGAAAAGCTCGCGCTTGCCCGCGAACTCGGGGCGACCGACACCCTGCGCGCGGATGCGCCGGATGCGGCGGACACCGTGCGCGAATGGACCTCGGGCGGGGTCGACTGCGCGATCGAGACCGCCGGCGCCACGCCCGCCCTCGAACTGGCGTGGAACCTCACCCGCCGCGGCGGGGTGACGGTGACGGCGGGTCTGCCGCATCCGGATGCGCGGCTCGCGCTCGCCCCGGTCCAGCTCGTGGGCGAGGAGCGCACGCTCAAGGGATCCTATCTCGGCAGCGCGGTGCCCCGGCGCGACGTGCCCCGCTACATCGCCCTCTACCGGCGCGGGCTGCTGCCGGTGGACCGGCTGCTCGGCGGCCGCTGGCGGCTGGAGCGGATCAACGAGGCCTTCGATGCGCTCGCCTCCGGCCACGCGCTGCGCGAGATCGTGCTGTTCGACTGAAATGCCTAGAAACGGTAGCCGATCGAGAACTTGGTGAGGCTGTCGAGCTTGCTGTCGCCGGCGAGCTCCTTCGTGTCGTAGCGCAGGTTGAAGGATATCCGGCCGAAGAGCGAGCCGTTGATCCGGGCTTCGAGAGCGATGGTGTTCTCGAGCGTGCTGCCTTCGCCACCGAGGAAGGCGCCGGTGTCGTTTTCCAGCGTCCAGTCCGGGGCGATGGTCCAGGTGAGCTCGCTCGACAGGCGCGCGATCGGCTCCTGGCGCATGGCCGGGCTGTCAGCGAGCGCGATGAACCGGATGCCGGGCCCGCCTTCGAGATGCCAGTTGAGCCCCGGCCGGCCGATCGCGTCGTAACCGATGCCGATGCTCTCGGTGATCCGGTAGTCGAAGCCGGAGAAGGGGTCGTATTCGCCGCGCAGAAACTGGAAGACGGTCAGCCGCGGACTGAGGCCGTAGAACAGCCGGTGGTCGCCGACGAGACGCTTCTGGGTGGTGATGCCGTCGCTGCGGCCCCAGTCGGCCTCCATCGCAAGCTGGTGGCGCCAGCGCCCGCCGAGCTCCTGGCGCGCCTTGAGCCGCGCCGAAAGGGCACGCTCGTCGGTGTCGCCCGAGGACAGCGAGGCGCCGAGATCGAGGACGCCGGTGAGCGCGCGTGCGTTCTCGTCCGCGTCCTCCCCGGCAGACGCCCCGCCGCCCGTGCGGGAGCCCGCATCCGCCATCGCCTCCTCGCCCGCCTGCCCGCCTGTGGCGCAGAAGGCGGCCAGCGGCTCCATACCCTGTCCTGCGCCGTCGCGCCCGCAGATCTCCCGGCGCAGCGCCTCCCGGCGTTCGTCCGGCAGTGCGGCGAGAAGGGCGATAAGGTCGCGCCATGCGGCCGGATCCTGCGCCTTCTGCAGCACCGCCATGAGCGCGGTCGCGGCTCCATCCCCGCCCGCGCCGGCGGGCGGCGCCTGCCCGCCCTGCTGCGACCCCGCCGCCCGCGTCGCCGCGGTCGATGCCATGGCGGCAGCGACTGCGGCCGCGCACACGAGGCGCCACC from Rhodothalassiaceae bacterium harbors:
- a CDS encoding alcohol dehydrogenase; protein product: MEITAAVLEKMGLPRPYAESRPLKVERLALADPGPGEILVEIRAAGLCHSDLSVIDGNRPRPLPMALGHEAAGIVRALGPGVDDLAVGDHVVLVFVPSCGHCAPCMEGRAALCEPGARANGAGTLLSGARRLSRNGTPVNHHLGVSAFADHAVVSRRSAVKVPRDLPFEEAALFGCAVITGVGAAVNTAGVRPGATVAVVGLGGVGLNAVLGARLAGAERIIALDLVDEKLALARELGATDTLRADAPDAADTVREWTSGGVDCAIETAGATPALELAWNLTRRGGVTVTAGLPHPDARLALAPVQLVGEERTLKGSYLGSAVPRRDVPRYIALYRRGLLPVDRLLGGRWRLERINEAFDALASGHALREIVLFD